From the Plectropomus leopardus isolate mb chromosome 20, YSFRI_Pleo_2.0, whole genome shotgun sequence genome, the window TCTGTGATGGGGACGATTTCCAACACAGCTGAGTGTGTACACAGTCTGTGCTGTAAACACACACGGCCGCAGTGCATTGTGGTAAATGCAGTCAGATACAGTCTACAGAGCGGTGACGTAGTGAGTCCTAAAATGCAGAGGTCTGTTCGCGGTTTTGCTcttctggttccctcgtctcaaagtctccatggtttttgttttttggctggtttatttttggggggttagggttagggggcTTTCGGGGTTTATTTAGCTAAGAATTAGCTAAATGTGACAGCAACACAGAAACTACACGTGAGACTAGCATGACATAGCCGTGATCATTAGACCAGGTCACGCTAACAGGagagaagttaaaaaaattaagtgctAAATCAAATCAGTTGAAGGATTCGGAGTGGTTGACGTTTAGGTCATGTGATCTCAATGTCGTTTGTTTACagcctaaaaacagctttttgcttcttacgatttaatttaaaacataaaagttcACGTGTGCGGATTAAAAAGATCAAAACCTCCTTACTGAGATTAAGAGATAatccaaaatctcaaaatcccacaagctttttgaccagggaaccagtgcgatgatGACTTCCTGTTGGACgacaaaaatacatcatcccCTCACCGCTCTGTACAGTCTGTAAACACACACGGCCGCAGTGCATTGTGGTAAATGCAGTCAGATGTAGATCCATGGATGTAGAGTGCATCAAGCATACGCTCAGATCcgcagtgcattgtgggtacTTTAAAGAGCCTTGCACAGAGGACGAAACATCAGTGAATCATCAATAATCATTGATCAACCAAACTGATCAGCAGCAGTTTAACCCTGGAGGTGCAGGACCTGCTGATAAAGGGTTAACCGTCACACTGGTGACGTCACTGCTGATGTGACGTCACAACGGTTGGACTGATCACATGAAATCGTCTTTATTGATTGTTATTTGAACTTTGTGGATCAGTGTTTCCATGGGAACCACATCTACGATCAGATGACGTCAACTATCAGGGATAAATAGAGATGACGTCAGAGATAAGTTCGGTCAGGCTGttgataaaactttattgatacAGAGCAGCGCTCAACTCCGCTCCTCTCGTGTTCTCTCGCGAGATCTGGCAGCCTGGAAGAATCCTGGCTCTCCGTGAATCAGCTGATTACCGGCTCGGTTCGCGTCTCTGTGTCGTCACGGCGGGTTTGGGGTGACGTCACACGGAGCGGGGTTCGATAACGCGGGAATGTGGCGGGTCGGAGGAAGCGGGATTTCGGGGAATAAGAGGAGAGAGCCGGAGCTAGCAGCTAGCTGCCGTTAGCCGTTAGCCCCGGCCGTTACCGGACAGTTAGCGCGCGCTGCACCGGGCGCTGTTACCTTGGTGACGGCCGGTGGTTCCACAGGCTCGTTAGATCCGCTGACGGCTCATGGCGGCGGGAAAAACGGCCCGCTGAAGACGCGGGGCTCCGGTTGACTTTAACGGAACACTCAGCCCCGGTACTTCCGCTggtatgtcaaaataaaggtccTAAGTAacctttcaaagtaaaacacaaaacggaaattgccttttttttcaaagtaaaaacaaacagattgaACGATGTGGATATtttaaaagatagaaaaaatattgtcatttttaaaaagtaaaaatatggaATACAATCTGATTACACTTGGTGGGTAATCTAATTACCCTTGGCAGTAACAGCTGATtcgttatttttattttgtacaaaaaCAGAAGCTCCGCCCACTCTGAtcagaaacaggaaacaaatcAACAACGATCCATACCCTGCCGATCAATTCACTGCTGATCCATACATTGCTGATCAATAAATTTTATGAAAACAGGACGCAAATGGAAagtgctgctgtgatgtcaccagCAGGAGGCAGTCCATCACGTTAACAGGAAgtaaactacaaaataaaagtaaacaccAACAGTGAGGAGgaagtttttattgttgttctttcacaataaaagcagcagtgaTAAAAGGAAGTAGAAGGTTGTGTTTCCTGTTGGACCCCTCAGGTGACCCTGACGGCCCTCAAAGGGCCACCGGCTGCACGATGAGAACCTCTGAACTGAAACATGAGAAACCACAAAGGATTCTGGGAAATGAAGTGTGAAGGTTCCTGTGCTGTGAGGTCActtcccttttacacagaccatcaaaataaaagcttcagtTCTTTAAATATTCACAGACAAAGcagtgatgacatcatcatgaTGACATCACCACACCATGTTTCGATTTTATTCAtgattttaacataaaaaagggAACTGTCAAAATAAGAGCCCTGCAGGATggcaggaagtgacatcagCGGCGATACCGGCCCCGCTCCTTATCCCGCTCTCTCTCCCGGTCGCGGTCCCTCGCTCGCTCGCGCTCTCGGCGGGGTCCGCCTCGGTCCCGCTCTCGCTGCCGCTCACGCTCTCGGCGGCTGCTCACTACGGCCTGTGTCCGCCGCAGGAAGTCATCAACACGCATATCGTAGTCGTGCTGCATTatgggagagagacagaggtcagaggtcagaggtcgaATGACCACGGTGGGGGGTGGAGGTGGGGCGTAGACTCACAGGGCTGGAGGCGAAGGCGCGGTGCTGTGGTGCCCGCTGCTTGTCCCTGAAGCGAGGGGGCGAGCCCCCGTGCGGCGGCAGGGGANCAGGCATATCGTAGTCGTGCCGAATTatgggagagagacagaggtcagaggtcagaggtcgaATGACCACGGTGGGGGGTGGAGGTGGGGCGTAGACTCAcagggcaggaggaggaggcgcgGAGCGGCGTGGCGCACGGTAGGTTGGTNNNNNNNNNNNNNNNNNNNNNNNNNNNNNNNNNNNNNNNNNNNNNNNNNNNNNNNNNNNNNNNNNNNNNNNNNNNNNNNNNNNNNNNNNNNNNNNNNNNNNNNNNNNNNNNNNNNNNNNNNNNNNNNNNNNNNNNNNNNNNNNNNNNNNNNNNNNNNNNNNNNNNNNNNNNNNNNNNNNNNNNNNNNNNNNNNNNNNNNNNNNNNNNNNNNNNNNNNNNNNNNNNNNNNNNNNNNNNNNNNNNNNNNNNNNNNNNNNNNNNNNNNNNNNNNNNNNNNNNNNNNNNNNNNNNNNNNNNNNNNNNNNNNNNNNNNNNNNNNNNNNNNNNNNNNNNNNNNNNNNNNNNNNNNNNNNNNNNNNNNNNNNNNNNNNNNNNNNNNNNNNNNNNNNNNNNNNNNNNNNNNNNNNNNNNNNNNNNNNNNNNNNNNNNNNNNNNNNNNNNNNNNNNNNNNNNNNNNNNNNNNNNNNNNNNNNNNNNNNNNNNNNNNNNNNNNNNNNNNNNNNNNNNNNNNNNNNNNNNNNNNNNNNNNNNNNNNNNNNNNNNNNNNNNNNNNNNNNNNNNNNNNNNNNNNNNNNNNNNNNNNNNNNNNNNNNNNNNNNNNNNNNNNNNNNNNNNNNNNNNNNNNNNNNNNNNNNNNNNNNNNNNNNNNNNNNNNNNNNNNNNNNNNNNNNNNNNNNNNNNNNNNNNNNNNNNNNNNNNNNNNNNNNNNNNNNNNNNNNNNNNNNNNNNNNNNNNNNNNNNNNNNNNNNNNNNNNNNNNNNNNNNNNNNNNNNNNNNNNNNNNNNNNNNNNNNNNNNNNNNNNNNNNNNNNNNNNNNNNNNNNNNNNNNNNNNNNNNNNNNNNNNNNNNNNNNNNNNNNNNNNNNNNNNNNNNNNNNNNNNNNNNNNNNNNNNNNNNNNNNNNNNNNNNNNNNNNNNNNNNNNNNNNNNNNNNNNNNNNNNNNNNNNNNNNNNNNNNNNNNNNNNNNNNNNNNNNNNNNNNNNNNNNNNNNNNNNNNNNNNNNNNNNNNNNNNNNNNNNNNNNNNNNNNNNNNNNNNNNNNNNNNNNNNNNNNNNNNNNNNNNNNNNNNNNNNNNNNNNNNNNNNNNNNNNNNNNNNNNNNNNNNNNNNNNNNNNNNNNNNNNNNNNNNNNNNNNNNNNNNNNNNNNNNNNNNNNNNNNNNNNNNNNNNNNNNNNNNNNNNNNNNNNNNNNNNNNNNNNNNNNNNNNNNNNNNNNNNNNNNNNNNNNNNNNNNNNNNNNNNNNNNNNNNNNNNNNNNNNNNNNNNNNNNNNNNNNNNNNNNNNNNNNNNNNNNNNNNNNNNNNNNNNNNNNNNNNNNNNNNNNNNNNNNNNNNNNNNNNNNNNNNNNNNNNNNNNNNNNNNNNNNNNNNNNNNNNNNNNNNNNNNNNNNNNNNNNNNNNNNNNNNNNNNNNNNNNNNNNNNNNNNNNNNNNNNNNNNNNNNNNNNNNNNNNNNNNNNNNNNNNNNNNNNNNNNNNNNNNNNNNNNNNNNNNNNNNNNNNNNNNNNNNNNNNNNNNNNNNNNNNNNNNNNNNNNNNNNNNNNNNNNNNNNNNNNNNNNNNNNNNNNNNNNNNNNNNNNNNNNNNNNNNNNNNNNNNNNNNNNNNNNNNNNNNNNNNNNNNNNNNNNNNNNNNNNNNNNNNNNNNNNNNNNNNNNNNNNNNNNNNNNNNNNNNNNNNNNNNNNNNNNNNNNNNNNNNNNNNNNNNNNNNNNNNNNNNNNNNNNNNNNNNNNNNNNNNNNNNNNNNNNNNNNNNNNNNNNNNNNNNNNNNNNNNNNNNNNNNNNNNNNNNNNNNNNNNNNNNNNNNNNNNNNNNNNNNNNNNNNNNNNNNNNNNNNNNNNNNNNNNNNNNNNNNNNNNNNNNNNNNNNNNNNNNNNNNNNNNNNNNNNNNNNNNNNNNNNNNNNNNNNNNNNNNNNNNNNNNNNNNNNNNNNNNNNNNNNNNNNNNNNNNNNNNNNNNNNNNNNNNNNNNNNNNNNNNNNNNNNNNNNNNNNNNNNNNNNNNNNNNNNNNNNNNNNNNNNNNNNNNNNNNNNNNNNNNNNNNNNNNNNNNNNNNNNNNNNNNNNNNNNNNNNNNNNNNNNNNNNNNNNNNNNNNNNNNNNNNNNNNNNNNNNNNNNNNNNNNNNNNNNNNNNNNNNNNNNNNNNNNNNNNNNNNNNNNNNNNNNNNNNNNNNNNNNNNNNNNNNNNNNNNNNNNNNNNNNNNNNNNNNNNNNNNNNNNNNNNNNNNNNNNNNNNNNNNNNNNNNNNNNNNNNNNNNNNNNNNNNNNNNNNNNNNNNNNNNNNNNNNNNNNNNNNNNNNNNNNNNNNNNNNNNNNNNNNNNNNNNNNNNNNNNNNNNNNNNNNNNNNNNNNNNNNNNNNNNNNNNNNNNNNNNNNNNNNNNNNNNNNNNNNNNNNNNNNNNNNNNNNNNNNNNNNNNNNNNNNNNNNNNNNNNNNNNNNNNNNNNNNNNNNNNNNNNNNNNNNNNNNNNNNNNNNNNNNNNNNNNNNNNNNNNNNNNNNNNNNNNNNNNNNNNNNNNNNNNNNNNNNNNNNNNNNNNNNNNNNNNNNNNNNNNNNNNNNNNNNNNNNNNNNNNNNNNNNNNNNNNNNNNNNNNNNNNNNNNNNNNNNNNNNNNNNNNNNNNNNNNNNNNNNNNNNNNNNNNNNNNNNNNNNNNNNNNNNNNNNNNNNNNNNNNNNNNNNNNNNNNNNNNNNNNNNNNNNNNNNNNNNNNNNNNNNNNNNNNNNggataagcggaagaaaatggaaaaaaaaaaaaaaggttattattagtagtatcattataattattattattgtcatttttatcattgttattaatatCATAAATATTGTTGTTAAAGTTagtagtttcattattattatttttattattattgtcattcttattattttatcattaattactattgctgctgttattgttattataattattattttcattgtcactggttattattgttattattatcattattgttattattgttattattgttatcctGATTATGTCAGCGGCTCATCTTCAGAACCTTGcacattaatcaaaaaaaactttgcgtttgttttttgtcacatagtttttattcaaagtttCCAGGTCGATTCATGTGTTTTGTTCCTGTCAGTAAACTTGGATAAGCTCCGCCCACTCCCCCTGAGGCCACACCCCGTTTTCTTGCACGTTGCTAGGTGATGACTTCCAGTCCCATGTCCTCACGGGGACGCTCCAGGTGGCGCCATAGTTCGCCGTCACGTAGTCGAGCGTTTCACATGGAACACGAACCTTTAGCTCCAGGAGCTCCGCCCAGCAGAGCGAGAACCGCGGGAACACGTacctgagggaaaaaaactttatttaaaacattttaacattaacgAGGGAAGACAtacctgaggaaaaaaaactttatttaaaacattttaatattaacaaGGAAAGATGTACCTgaggaaaaactttatttaaagcatttcaAAAGAAACAACGTTAGATgtacctgacaaaaaaaactttagttaCATACAACATGCTGCtcagttttactttgaaaggataaacattttaaataaagttttcgtagatataaataaaggtttttacTTGAATTTCCTGCCACTCTTGGCCTGCGTCCCTCCGTTCCACACAATGTCTCCGTCCtcgtagaaaaagaaaatgtccagtTTGACGTCGTCTTTCAGGAAGGAAAGTTCCAGGCTGTCCTCCACCtacccttcaaaataaaatgtacaccTTAGGTCAGATAGCAGGTGACGGGTCAGAAGTTTCAGTAGAAGAAGAAACAGTTTTAACCTTTCCAAACTTGTGTTTGAGTGTCATTCCGGCGTCTCTGAAGGCAGCGACAAGCTCCGGCTTGAAGTCTGTGATGAAAATCCCGATATCGACATCACGACTGTACGAGATCACGCTGCACTGCCGGAACCAGCCTGCAGggagccaatcagagagagGTGAGGGCTTACCGTCAACTACATGCAAACTACaactaaactataaactacaaacaaactacacacaaactacaaacaaactacacacaAACTACATGTTAATATGTTGTATAATTTCAGCATGTCATATGTTGTTAGCATGTTATGTGTAGTTAGCATGTTACCCAGGCAGGTGCCGCTGCTGAGCCAGAATGGGACGTCGAGGTCAGCGAGCGTTCGAGCGGCTAAATGAAGCAGTGACTTCACTTTCCTTCGAAAATCGACGGCCTCCGGAGACGTGTCGTCAGGATAGAGCTGCGTTCACACACaacggacagagagagagagtaacgATTACACGGAGACGtcacaacaaacagaaacatcacGTAAACAACACGTAAACAGACTGATTTGGCACGGAGGAAACAGTGTGATCGCCGCAGCAGATCTGAGTGTGAATGTCACGACCGAAAAGCAGCAGATCAGCTGCAGTTCAGCCGCTCACACTGTTTATTGATCTGTGTttactgatgacatcactgattCTGATCATTATGCTAACTGTTAACCCTTTCTGTACTGACTCACTGTCAGGCctcatgtcagtgtgtgtgtgtttacacgcacactaaacacacacacacacacacacccttcacaataaaagccctgtgTTTTATCTGACCTGCAGGAAGTTGCGGGCGTCACGGTAACGGCACTCAAGGAAGTGAGCGTGTCTCTGCTCGGACAGGAAGCGGGAAACATTTCGCGGGATTCGAACGTCGAGGCCATCGAGGACGGTGAGGATGAGCTCCGGCCTGCAGGGGGGCGACATCACCAAACAcaggatgacatcatcacacctGAGGATGACCTCATCACTCCTGaggatgacatcatcacctCATCACTGTTGAGCGACATCAGGAGGTCTCACCTGTTGTACGCTCCAGCGTGGCGTCCAAAGTCGAACATTTTGAACGGTGCGAAGCTTCGGTCCATGTCAGATCTGAGACGCAATGGTCCGTGCCACAAATAGTTCCCACTGCGCTCGTACAGGAACACCACCTggacaaaatatatttattgtcaCCTTGACAAAATATATTCACTGACACCACCTTCTTACCGTGACCTGTGGCCCCACCCACCTGGATGATGTGTCCCTGGAGGCGTAGCAGGAAGTACAGGGGGACGTCCTGTCCTGATAGGGCGTCCAGGCTGGCCAATCGCGGGTCGTCTCCTCGCAGCTCCAGCAGCTCGAAGCCTTTCTGCTCAGCGGCGGACAGGAAGCCAGGCTGacggacacaaacacagacatatatttatactttattttttaagatattttttggggcatttttgccttcatttgataggacagcacaagtgtgaaggggagggggggcaatcgcaatcacacacacatacacacacacacacacacacgggggcTGATTGGAGgacagcagggggcgctgctgTCCTGTTGTCCGTCTTTTCGTACAGTCTGCATCGTGAACTCGGCGCTCACCTCATACTTCCACAGACTAGCTTGCAGAGCGAAGGACGTGATTGGCCGGCCGGTGCACAGGAAGCTGCAGTGCGGCTCGTGCAGCAGCCGGTCGCGCTGCCTCAATGCATCGTGGGAGAGCAGCGTCAGAGCGGCGGTGTCGGTGAGGAACAGTGGCAGCCTGAAGCGACGAGCTAACATCAGAAACTGCTTCACCGTCTGCTGCAGGACCAAAACACAGAGGGTTACTATGGCAACGGCTGCCATAACAGGAAAGGAAGGAGTTCAGCATTTCaagacttcaaaataaaagcagttttcttgttattttacaaataaaatgactgCCGACAGGACAGCTAACAACGATGCTAACAGTGACATTAACAGGCTATCAGCAATGCTAACAGCGATGCTAACACTAATGCTAACAGTGAAGCTAACGGCAGTACTGTTTAAGTTGGCGCTGACTCACCCATTGCAGGTCACTGGTGGTCAGGTGACCTGTTCGACTCAGGATTTGTGGGCCAGGCTGCAGAAGAAAGGCACGATgggaaatatttttcaaataaaatcatcaaCTAACACTTTGTGACGTCACTGTTGCCGTGTCCTGAGTGGTTGATGGTTAGACactattgtttcatttttagtaTATTAGCTCTCCGCTCTCATGTTTACGTCGTTTTGTATACCTTCTCAAACAGTAACGAGCCTCCTGCTGTTgcatcatttatttcatttgtcagGATGCCGAGACTCGACCCCGACCAGCCCGACCCACCCAAACCCTCAGACCACCACCAGGTGGGCCTTCAGTACAAGAGCTGGAGCCAGCCCCGAAACCTAGTGTTGGCCCCAAGACCAGAGCCGGCCCTGAGCATAGATCCGGCCCCGAACATAGAGCCGGCCCTGAGCATAGAGCCGGCCCTGAGCATAGAGCCGACCCTGAGCATAGAGCCAGCCCTGAGCATTGAGCCAGCCCTGAAAAAGAGCCGGTCTAGAACATAGAGCCAGTCCTGAGCATAGAGCCGGCCCTGAGCATAGATCCAGCCCTGAGCATTGAGCCAGCCCTGAAAAAGAGCCGGCCCAGAGCATTGAGCTGGCCTGGAGCAAAGATCCCAGCCCAAATGTGActtgatgtttattttctgactgaataaaaacaaaacagatgaaaaactCAGAGGAGGAAACTGGTGTCGCTTCTGTCACATGACAGTTTACTGCAgttgtctgtttcctgtttgtgttaattatttatgtttgttggttttttattgtttgctcaGTTATTGTCCTCTCAGTGTTTTATAGCATTTATCTGTTgtaaaactactactactactactaatactactactaataataagtACAGGTGAACAGagtctgttttctgttcttttttacattaataaaataataaaatattgctaataaagttgtgtgtgtggcGTTCACCTTGCTGACGTATTTCCGGTAGTAGTAGAGCTGGAACAACAGGAAGACGGAGCTGCTGACGATCAGCAGCGATAAAACGGCCGTCCGGTTCACGCGAGGCATCCGGTCACTGTGCGCAGTAACTGGGTGCTCATGACATCACCACCGGAGCTCTCTGTCCGGGACTCCCGGCGCCAAAAACACGAGACGGCGCGAAAAACACCGAGCTGTCCGAAACAGCTGCGGGAACCGCCGCCATCTTCAAAACCTCCGCTTCCTGCGGAgaccttcaaagtaaaagcttgTGGAAGACAGTTCAGTGGAAGGACCCTTCACAATAAAGGTCTACATCAGCGCCATCaatgatatataaataaattaatcatgattatattaacatttatatcaatattaatataatCAACAATCAATTATGCTATATTTTAATAGAAGTATAATCAATAGAAACAAATCATGCATGTAGatataatcaatcaatcaataatattaaatcattaatataaatattattaatgaattattaatgCCACATTGTTAATATAAATACTACTAATTTATCAATAAACCgaaattttgaatatatatacgACTAACTAatcaaaaatattgtcattaatatttattagCTATATAAAATagcaaattaattaaataattattattatgttaatgATATTAACAAATTATTCttaaactattaaattaatattaattagataatgttttaaatgaataatattaattaactaattattaTTCACAATAGCAATAACGTCTACATAAAgtacatatgtaaataaataaaatttaaagtacCTCTTACAGTATCAGTACTTCACTGAGTACTTCAGAGAGAACCTTTTACAGTATTTCAGAGAGTACTTCGTTCAGCCAAATCAGAGACCACAGGATAAACACACAGCCAATAAGAAAGAATAAGTGTTATTGTAGTTTTCTGAAGGTCTGAAGttcagtctctgtctctgtctctgtttctgtctgtctctgtctctgtctctgtctctgtttctgtctttgtttctgtctctgtctctgtttctgtctgtctctgttctgtttctgtctctgtttctgtctgtctctgtctctgtctctgttctgtctgtttctgtctctgttctgtctgtctctgtctctgtctctgtttctgtctgtctctgtttctgtctctgtctctgtttctgtctgtgtttctgtctctgtttctgtctgtgtttctgtctgtgcttctgtctctgtctgtgtttctgtttctgtctgtctctgtctctgtctctgtttctgtctctgtttctgtctgtgtttctgtctgtgctctgtctcctgtctggtgtttctgtttctgtctgtctctgtctctgtttctgtctctgtttctgtctctgtctgtgtttctgtttctctctgtctctgtctctgtttctgtctgtctctgtctctgtttctgtctgtgtttctgtctgtctctgtctctgtttctgtctctgtttctgtctgtgtttctgtctggcATCTAAAaagtttctgtgtgtctctgtctctgtttctgtctgtctgtctgtttctgtctgtctctgtctgtgtttctgtctgtctctgtctgtgtttctgtctgtgtttcagtctctgtctgtgtttctctgtttctgttttgtttttttgctttgttgttttgtttgttgtttctgtgaTGTATATAGAGAGCCTTCCAGGTGTTTGCGGTATCTGAATATTCCTGacggtgtttttgtttgtttgttttgctctcaGGTATCACCTGGCAACAGGAAGTGGTGATAACACCTGTAAGGTTTGGGAGCTGAGAACAGAAAGTGAACACAGACCAGAACCTGCTGTCTGCGGTCCGTTTACCACAAACAAACGCACCCTCACTTTTTTATTCAACGTAAACAAACGCtgcttttttattctaaataattaaattaaatttgtccGGATTGTGTTTTagacttttaagatttttattattagtatcattatttttaatattactgtttatggactattttcttttcaggataaatttttcttttttgttttttttcatgcaaattattgttatttatggccaattttattttttacaataaatttttctttttttttgttttaactttgtgtaatttttttattttactgctttttttaattcagtgtgtctctgatgtcacttcctgtttgttggCGTGTAGCCACAGAAGGTCACTTCCTGTTGACCGGAGCGTATGACAACACGGCGAAGGTCTGGAGTCACCCGGGCTGGACCCCGCTGAAGACGCTGGCGGGGACACGAGGGGAAGGTACCACACGCTGCGCTCTGATTGGTGgttgaggagctgctgctgattggtGGGTACGTTAACGTGTcacacctgtttgttt encodes:
- the LOC121960302 gene encoding fukutin-like isoform X3 gives rise to the protein MPRVNRTAVLSLLIVSSSVFLLFQLYYYRKYVSKQTVKQFLMLARRFRLPLFLTDTAALTLLSHDALRQRDRLLHEPHCSFLCTGRPITSFALQASLWKYEPGFLSAAEQKGFELLELRGDDPRLASLDALSGQDVPLYFLLRLQGHIIQVVFLYERSGNYLWHGPLRLRSDMDRSFAPFKMFDFGRHAGAYNRPELILTVLDGLDVRIPRNVSRFLSEQRHAHFLECRYRDARNFLQLYPDDTSPEAVDFRRKVKSLLHLAARTLADLDVPFWLSSGTCLGWFRQCSVISYSRDVDIGIFITDFKPELVAAFRDAGMTLKHKFGKVEDSLELSFLKDDVKLDIFFFYEDGDIVWNGGTQAKSGRKFKYVFPRFSLCWAELLELKVRVPCETLDYVTANYGATWSVPVRTWDWKSSPSNVQENGVWPQGEWAELIQVY
- the LOC121960302 gene encoding fukutin-like isoform X1, with the protein product MPRVNRTAVLSLLIVSSSVFLLFQLYYYRKYVSKPGPQILSRTGHLTTSDLQWQTVKQFLMLARRFRLPLFLTDTAALTLLSHDALRQRDRLLHEPHCSFLCTGRPITSFALQASLWKYEPGFLSAAEQKGFELLELRGDDPRLASLDALSGQDVPLYFLLRLQGHIIQVVFLYERSGNYLWHGPLRLRSDMDRSFAPFKMFDFGRHAGAYNRPELILTVLDGLDVRIPRNVSRFLSEQRHAHFLECRYRDARNFLQLYPDDTSPEAVDFRRKVKSLLHLAARTLADLDVPFWLSSGTCLGWFRQCSVISYSRDVDIGIFITDFKPELVAAFRDAGMTLKHKFGKVEDSLELSFLKDDVKLDIFFFYEDGDIVWNGGTQAKSGRKFKYVFPRFSLCWAELLELKVRVPCETLDYVTANYGATWSVPVRTWDWKSSPSNVQENGVWPQGEWAELIQVY
- the LOC121960302 gene encoding fukutin-like isoform X2 encodes the protein MPRVNRTAVLSLLIVSSSVFLLFQLYYYRKYVSKPGPQILSRTGHLTTSDLQWTVKQFLMLARRFRLPLFLTDTAALTLLSHDALRQRDRLLHEPHCSFLCTGRPITSFALQASLWKYEPGFLSAAEQKGFELLELRGDDPRLASLDALSGQDVPLYFLLRLQGHIIQVVFLYERSGNYLWHGPLRLRSDMDRSFAPFKMFDFGRHAGAYNRPELILTVLDGLDVRIPRNVSRFLSEQRHAHFLECRYRDARNFLQLYPDDTSPEAVDFRRKVKSLLHLAARTLADLDVPFWLSSGTCLGWFRQCSVISYSRDVDIGIFITDFKPELVAAFRDAGMTLKHKFGKVEDSLELSFLKDDVKLDIFFFYEDGDIVWNGGTQAKSGRKFKYVFPRFSLCWAELLELKVRVPCETLDYVTANYGATWSVPVRTWDWKSSPSNVQENGVWPQGEWAELIQVY
- the LOC121960302 gene encoding fukutin-like isoform X4; this encodes MPRVNRTAVLSLLIVSSSVFLLFQLYYYRKYVSKTVKQFLMLARRFRLPLFLTDTAALTLLSHDALRQRDRLLHEPHCSFLCTGRPITSFALQASLWKYEPGFLSAAEQKGFELLELRGDDPRLASLDALSGQDVPLYFLLRLQGHIIQVVFLYERSGNYLWHGPLRLRSDMDRSFAPFKMFDFGRHAGAYNRPELILTVLDGLDVRIPRNVSRFLSEQRHAHFLECRYRDARNFLQLYPDDTSPEAVDFRRKVKSLLHLAARTLADLDVPFWLSSGTCLGWFRQCSVISYSRDVDIGIFITDFKPELVAAFRDAGMTLKHKFGKVEDSLELSFLKDDVKLDIFFFYEDGDIVWNGGTQAKSGRKFKYVFPRFSLCWAELLELKVRVPCETLDYVTANYGATWSVPVRTWDWKSSPSNVQENGVWPQGEWAELIQVY